A genomic region of Miscanthus floridulus cultivar M001 chromosome 3, ASM1932011v1, whole genome shotgun sequence contains the following coding sequences:
- the LOC136541776 gene encoding E3 ubiquitin-protein ligase UPL1-like isoform X1, with protein sequence MKLKRRRAVEVPPNIKSFINSITTVPLENVELPLKNFAWEFDKGDFHHWVDLFNHFDSFFESYIKSRKDLHLEDNFLDVDPPFPREAVLQILRVSKLILENCTNRHFYIFFEQHLSALLASTDADIIEASLQTLMAFVDKSVGKSSIRSASLASKLFAFSQGWGGKEGGLGLIACSLPSVSDPVSTEFGSTLHFEFYRAADKSEKSQCLENENRLEVIHLSNVNTCKETDLEILDRLIKDYSVPQALRFPLLTRLRFARAFDTLTCRHQYICICLYAFIVLVQAGHDSEGLSTFLSNEPEFIDELLSLLSYEDEIPEKIRILGILSLVALCQDRSHQPTVLSLVTSGGHRGILPSLMQKAVDSIINGSMKWSIIFAEALLSLVSMLVSSTPGSLALQEAGFIPTILPLLKDTNTQHLHLVSTALHVIESFLDYHNPSSALFRDLGGLDDTIARLKIEVSQVVVVSKKFEQSHSNNKGKEVESCPPVQDILPSCSESLILYHRKNLMKVLLRTISLATYVPGSSARVDGSEENVLPPCLCKIFKRGKDFGGGVFSLAASVMSDLIHKDPTCYTVLDAAGLPQAFLDAIMGGVLYNSDAVSCIPQCLDALCLNNNGLQLVKDRNALRCFVKIFTSRSYLKALSGDTTGALSSGLDELMRHASSLRSSGVSMFIEILDTISKVGCGGDSISCKESYNSSAAVPMDTDVEVATTQSEGVPPEVGCSVKTVDAPLDALTSSSIELFLPECICNVARLLETVLQNTDTCRLFIEKKGIEAVLQLFKLPSIPVFVSIGQSISVAFKNFSPQHSVSLARAVCSFFRDHLKMTNELLGSISGTKLVDSEPTKQSALLKSLSTLEGLLSLANFLLKGTTIMVSELAFADAEILKELGKVYIEVTWQISLLSDSKVDKQEADQDDLAGDASISERDSDDDTNTAPFSRYTNPVSARASLSPWSMEQDFISTVRSAANMHRHGRHSLSRISGRLNGALDATNTDLDGPCFPAETSRSHDALKKSPDVVVSELLTKFGYTMRSFLSSLVKGSAARRRADSNLNPASRSLVTALAQIFLSALGFSGHSTAGFEMSLSVKCRYLGKVVEDMAVLTFDSRRRLCNSALVNSFYVNGTFKEVLTTFEATSQLLWTLPFSVLAAASDQGSSVSEKVSHNSWLLDTLQSYCKFLEYCVNSTFLLSPSSSHNQLLVQPIVTELSINLFPVPSDPESFARMLQSQVLDAVLPVWNHTMFPECSPALVTSLVSIMNNICSVVGDMKQSRSSVGVANQRVTSPPLDESAIATIVEMGFSRARAEESLRSVRTNSVEMATDWLFSHPEEFVQEDVQLAQALALSLGSSIETPKEDGSHKNDTAIAEEKSVFVLPLDDILTVSTKLFRSSDSTMAFPLTDLLVTLCNRNKGEYCKRVVLYLFEQLRCFSSDTTGDMGALYSVSHLLALLLSEDSGIREISAENGVISQVLNMLESLKSRTDQTDQTWNSISALLLILDNMLQFNPKLYMETMDGISKSISDASSADSKANPLPTAENGTEIIDSADDASANVFKKVLGKSTGYLNDQESQKALVFCCEFIKLCVPATVMQAVLQLSARLTKTHALAAHFFESGGLASLLNLPGTCIFPGFETLASAIVRHLIEDPKTLQSAMELEIRQSLSNRGSRTPRSFLTIMAPLISRDPVIFMKAVTSVCQLDYSGGRMNVVLLKDKEKDREKQKVPVTESGVPCNEPVRLIAEVKSVDTPNRCSRNHKKVPASLSQVIDQLLEIIMSYPSASKEHRFDGYSLLTPMDVDEPNMKGKSKVEDGQELDGDALSERSALLSKFAFVLKLMSEILLMYMHAVGIILRRDTEISQSRSCDQAAGHSGLLHHIFYLLLPLPSVKMADASDDWIGKLSERASWFLVALCCRSAEGRRRVVSEIVKAFNYFIASASNTSKGSLIPDRKVLAFSELVNSILSWNSQSNLPVLGCSPDIAKPMVDGGMVQSLSGLLKVIDLDHPDAGRVVNLILKALDSLTRTAYASNQVLKTDRFTNNRLPGSHEQTREADDTVIHEQTTDDTHHHTNDIIQSASQQAQELSHVGGNNNENLDQPAEQEMGVDLADNNTSNGNPPMRAVQFMREEAIEGNVMATSTDVGLAFSVQHQVDEMGVEDEDLGEEGEDEEDEDEDDEEIADEGAGLMSIADTDIEDQENNAIGDEYNDDLMDEEDDDFLENRVIEVRWRESLTGMDHHLRFSRGRADSSGFIDISSESFHGVGTDDSFNLHRSFGLERRRQSGSRSLLDRPRTDGNAFLHPLLVRPAQSREGTSLAWPSGGPSSRDFHTLSFGNSDIPLYMLDAGFPPETAPAVFGERVVSTALPPLIDFSLGLDSLRIRRGPGGNLWTDDGQPQAGNHAAAVAQAVEGHFVSQLTVASNSNNAPQVQPEQTGNAVNAQLALPDTGNTEPVATDPLSQPVGSHQPVCTVNQGLAPANDVLCPTDVHVNQQLVGSVYDNRVEEAVRQTAPDDPNTIPQSDEMICIADTQLDGHPERDSLSGNESYGHIMQNEIEAPQQVHLGNDPREAPSDLESSCHALVTSATAAPELSDAHVDSAAVDADVDMNSVDIAENEVENSAPADGNDLSSRRHEEAELQTEQPNANNEASSANEIDPTFLEALPEDLRAEVLASQQNRSAPAASYTPPAAEEIDPEFLAALPPDIQAEVLAQQRAQRIAHSQPVGQPVDMDNASIIATFPPDLREEVLLTSSEAVLSALPSALLAEAQMLRDRELSRYRARGSLFGGSYRLGGRRLPTDNQTIIDRAVGVTVGRRVISTKPGGSKGKDVEGTPLLDSEALRALIRLLQLAPPLSKGLLQRLMFNLCAHSVTRVTLVGHLLNMIKPESEGLSVSDCMATYRLHGCQWNIVYAQPYSANGLPPLVTRRLLEILTYLASNHPSVADLLIHFNPSASSNCLTLQHNKETSQKSSTLNMLQPSSEGYTPILLFLKLLNKPLFLRSRVYLEQVMCLLEVVVNNAASQIDCPPHSAQITNSSDIELVDGTPSQTQVEPSTLEQGHIPDNNQSRDVDVPPSCAKQNDNVHEILTQLPDAELHNLCNILALEGLPDKVYSLAAEVVKQLTSVAASHRKFFSIELAGVAQSLSSSAVEELVTLKNTQMLGLSTCSMAGAAILRVLQVLSTLTSGVMDSRYEKDLRQEEQSILWDLNVGLEPLWQELSDCISATEAKFVHNSSLASHAPLMDALEVGASSSGSSSLPPGTQRLLPFIESFFVLCEKLQTNQPVTQSDYSVTAPEVKESAGSSSSPSLKTGGICNVSFIRVAEKHRRLLNVFIRQNPSLLEKSLSMMLKVPRLIDFDNKRAYFRSRIRQQHDQLLSAPLRISVRRAYVLEDSYNQLRLRRTQDLKGRLTVQFQGEEGIDAGGLTREWYQLLSRVIFDKGALLFTTVGNNATFQPNPNSVFQTEHLSYFKFVGRVVAKALFDGQLLDVHFTRSFYKHILGAKVTYHDIEAIDPDYYKNLKWMLENDVSDLPDLTFSMDPDEEKHILYEKTEVTDYELKPGGRNIRVTEETKQEYVDLVAEHILTTAIRPQINGFLEGFTELVPRDLISLFNDKELELLISGLPEIDLDDLKVNTEYIGYSAASPVIQWFWEVVKAFSKEDMARLLQFVTGTSKVPLEGFKALQGISGPQRFQIHKAYGAPDRLPSAHTCFNQLDLPEYTSKEQLEERLLLAIHEASEGFGFG encoded by the exons ATGAAGCTCAAGCGGCGACGCGCGGTAGAAGTG CCTCCAAATATAAAATCTTTCATCAACAGTATTACCACCGTTCCTCTTGAGAATGTAGAATTGCCGCTGAAGAATTTTGCATGGGAATTCGACAAG GGGGATTTCCATCACTGGGTGGACCTTTTCAATCactttgattctttctttgagaGTTATATCAAATCAAGGAAAGATTTGCATCTTGAAGATAATTTTCTTGATGTGGATCCCCCATTTCCTCGAGAAGCAGTCCTTCAAATTCTCCGAGTATCAAAACTAATATTGGAAAATTGTACAAATAGACACTTCTATATTTTTTTTGAG CAGCATCTGTCTGCCCTTTTAGCATCTACAGATGCGGATATTATTGAAGCAAGCTTGCAGACATTAATGGCTTTTGTGGACAAGTCAGTTGGGAAAAGCTCAATACGCAGTGCGTCTCTCGCTTCAAAGTTATTTGCCTTCTCTCAAGGTTGGGGTGGAAAAGAAGGTGGCCTTGGATTAATAGCATGTTCTCTGCCCAGTGTATCTGATCCAGTTTCCACTGAGTTTGGCTCCACTCTCCATTTTGAGTTCTATCGTGCTGCTGATAAATCAGAAAAATCCCAGTGTCTAGAGAATGAGAACAGGTTGGAAGTAATTCATTTATCGAATGTCAATACTTGCAAGGAGACAGATCTTGAAATACTAGACAGATTAATCAAGGATTACAGTGTGCCACAAGCTTTAAGGTTCCCTCTTCTTACAAGACTGAGATTTGCAAGGGCATTTGACACTTTAACATGTCGACACCAGTATATCTGTATCTGCCTGTATGCCTTTATTGTTCTTGTCCAAGCAGGCCATGATTCGGAAGGTCTATCAACATTTTTGAGCAACGAACCAGAATTCATTGATGAGCTGTTATCACTGCTTAGCTATGAGGATGAGATACCAGAAAAAATTAGGATACTGGGAATCCTTTCATTAGTTGCACTGTGCCAAGATCGATCTCACCAGCCTACTGTATTGTCCTTAGTAACTTCTGGTGGTCATCGTGGTATCCTTCCTAGTCTCATGCAGAAGGCAGTGGACTCTATCATCAATGGTTCTATGAAATGGTCCATAATATTTGCCGAAGCACTTCTCTCGCTTGTATCAATGCTGGTATCATCAACACCAGGTTCTCTAGCTCTACAAGAAGCAGGCTTTATACCCACTATTTTGCCTCTTCTCAAAGACACAAACACACAGCATTTACATCTAGTTAGTACAGCACTGCATGTCATTGAGAGCTTCCTGGATTATCACAATCCTTCTTCAGCATTGTTCAGAGATCTAGGTGGACTAGATGACACTATTGCTCGTCTTAAGATAGAAGTATCTCAAGTTGTGGTTGTTTCAAAAAAATTTGAACAGTCTCATTCTAACAATAAAGGAAAAGAGGTTGAAAGCTGTCCACCTGTGCAAGATATACTGCCTTCATGTTCTGAATCCTTGATTTTGTATCATAGGAAGAACTTAATGAAAGTTTTACTACGTACAATATCTCTGGCAACATATGTGCCTGGTAGTTCTGCTCGTGTTGATGGTTCAGAAGAGAATGTGTTACCCCCATGTTTATGTAAGATTTTTAAGAGAGGCAAGGACTTTGGTGGTGGTGTTTTCTCACTTGCTGCAAGTGTTATGAGTGATCTCATACATAAAGATCCAACATGCTATACTGTTCTTGATGCAGCTGGTTTGCCACAAGCATTTCTTGATGCCATAATGGGTGGTGTACTTTATAACTCTGATGCAGTCTCATGTATACCACAGTGTTTGGATGCATTGTGCCTGAACAATAATGGTCTTCAATTGGTAAAGGACCGCAATGCTTTAAGATGTTTTGTGAAAATCTTTACCTCTAGATCATATCTGAAAGCTCTTAGTGGTGACACAACGGGGGCCTTATCAAGTGGACTTGATGAATTAATGCGTCATGCATCATCATTACGATCCTCTGGAGTTAGCATGTTTATTGAAATCTTGGACACTATTTCTAAAGTAGGGTGTGGTGGAGACTCTATTTCCTGTAAGGAATCTTATAATTCTTCTGCAGCTGTTCCCATGGATACTGATGTGGAGGTAGCTACAACACAGAGTGAGGGTGTACCTCCTGAGGTAGGATGCTCAGTCAAAACAGTTGATGCTCCTCTAGATGCTTTGACATCATCATCCATTGAGTTATTTCTTCCTGAGTGCATATGCAATGTTGCTCGTCTCCTTGAAACTGTTCTGCAAAATACTGATACATGTAGGCTATTTATTGAGAAAAAAGGCATTGAAGCTGTACTTCAACTCTTTAAGTTGCCATCAATACCTGTATTTGtttcaattggtcagagtatttCTGTTGCATTCAAGAACTTCTCACCTCAGCATTCTGTTTCTCTTGCACGAGCAGTGTGCTCATTCTTTAGAGACCACCTTAAAATGACCAATGAATTGTTGGGTTCGATCTCTGGAACTAAGCTGGTTGATAGCGAACCTACAAAGCAATCAGCTCTTCTGAAGTCACTTTCTACCCTTGAAGGGCTTTTGTCTCTTGCAAATTTTCTCCtgaagggaactaccattatgGTCTCAGAACTGGCTTTTGCTGATGCTGAGATATTGAAGGAATTGGGGAAGGTTTATATTGAAGTCACATGGCAGATATCTTTACTCAGTGATTCTAAGGTGGATAAGCAAGAGGCAGATCAAGATGATTTGGCTGGGGATGCTTCAATTTCTGAAAGGGATAGTGACGATGACACAAATACAGCACCATTTTCAAGATATACGAATCCTGTTTCAGCAAGGGCTTCTTTATCACCCTGGAGCATGGAGCAAGATTTTATTTCAACTGTGCGATCCGCTGCCAATATGCACCGCCATGGCCGACACTCATTATCCAGGATAAGTGGGCGCCTAAATGGAGCGTTGGATGCAACAAATACTGATTTGGATGGTCCTTGTTTTCCAGCAGAGACATCAAGGAGTCATGATGCTCTAAAGAAAAGCCCTGATGTTGTTGTTTCTGAACTTCTGACGAAATTTGGCTATACCATGCGTTCCTTCCTTTCTAGCCTTGTCAAAGGATCAGCGGCTCGGCGTCGGGCTGACTCTAACCTTAACCCAGCTTCGAGAAGTCTGGTGACTGCACTAGCGCAAATTTTCCTTAGTGCTCTTGGTTTCTCTGGACATTCTACTGCAGGTTTTGAGATGTCTTTATCTGTGAAATGCCGTTACCTTGGAAAGGTTGTGGAAGACATGGCTGTGCTTACATTTGACAGCAGACGTCGCTTATGCAATTCTGCACTCGTTAATAGCTTCTATGTGAACGGAACATTCAAGGAAGTTCTAACGACCTTTGAAGCCACCAGTCAGCTACTATGGACACTTCCTTTCTCTGTCTTGGCTGCTGCCTCAGATCAAGGTTCCTCTGTTAGTGAGAAGGTGTCTCACAATTCCTGGCTGCTGGATACATTACAGAGTTACTGTAAATTTCTAGAATATTGTGTGAACTCTACATTCTTATTGTCTCCATCCTCCTCTCATAATCAGCTTCTTGTCCAGCCTATTGTAACTGAGCTGTCAATTAATCTATTCCCTGTGCCTTCAGATCCAGAATCATTTGCTCGCATGCTCCAATCTCAAGTTCTTGATGCAGTTCTTCCTGTTTGGAATCATACAATGTTTCCTGAGTGCAGCCCAGCTCTTGTTACCTCCCTGGTGTCAATTATGAACAATATATGCTCTGTTGTTGGAGATATGAAGCAAAGCCGCAGTAGTGTTGGAGTTGCCAACCAGCGTGTTACTAGCCCCCCTCTTGATGAATCTGCTATTGCTACAATTGTTGAAATGGGATTTTCAAGGGCTAGGGCCGAAGAATCTCTTAGAAGCGTCAGAACTAACAGCGTGGAGATGGCAACAGATTGGTTATTCAGCCATCCAGAAGAATTTGTTCAGGAAGATGTGCAGCTAGCACAAGCGTTAGCTTTGTCGCTTGGAAGCTCCATTGAAACACCCAAGGAGGATGGGAGCCATAAGAATGATACAGCCATTGCTGAAGAAAAAAGTGTATTTGTGCTCCCTTTGGATGACATCCTTACTGTATCAACAAAGCTTTTCCGCTCTAGTGATTCCACCATGGCTTTCCCATTGACTGACCTTCTAGTGACACTATGCAACCGGAATAAGGGTGAATACTGCAAGCGAGTAGTACTGTATCTTTTTGAGCAACTAAGATGTTTTTCGTCAGATACCACGGGTGATATGGGCGCTTTGTATTCTGTTTCTCATTTGTTGGCTTTGCTTCTGAGTGAAGACAGTGGCATACGTGAAATTAGTGCCGAAAATGGTGTCATCTCCCAAGTTCTTAACATGTTAGAAAGTCTTAAATCAAGGACAGACCAGACAGATCAGACTTGGAATTCTATCAGTGCTCTGTTGCTTATATTGGATAACATGCTACAATTTAATCCAAAACTCTATATGGAAACAATGGATGGTATATCCAAGTCAATTTCTGATGCATCCAGTGCTGACAGTAAGGCAAATCCATTACCAACTGCAGAAAATGGAACTGAAATTATTGATTCAGCAGATGATGCAAGTGCTAATGTCTTTAAAAAGGTTTTGGGGAAATCTACTGGCTATTTGAATGATCAAGAGAGCCAAAAGGCACTGGTTTTCTGCTGTGAATTCATTAAGCTATGTGTGCCTGCAACAGTTATGCAAGCTGTGCTTCAGCTCAGTGCTCGCTTGACAAAAACACATGCTCTTGCTGCCCACTTCTTTGAAAGTGGTGGGTTAGCATCTCTTTTAAATCTCCCAGGCACTTGCATCTTTCCTGGCTTTGAGACCTTAGCATCTGCCATTGTGCGCCACCTCATTGAGGATCCCAAGACCTTGCAGAGTGCCATGGAATTGGAGATACGACAGTCATTAAGTAACCGTGGGAGTCGTACTCCTCGCTCATTTCTGACAATTATGGCACCACTGATATCTAGAGATCCTGTGATCTTCATGAAGGCTGTAACTTCAGTCTGCCAATTGGATTATTCAGGAGGGAGAATGAATGTAGTGTTGTTGAAGGACAAGGAGAAAGACAGGGAGAAACAGAAAGTTCCTGTAACAGAAAGTGGTGTGCCATGTAATGAGCCTGTTCGGTTGATTGCTGAGGTTAAATCAGTTGATACACCAAACAGATGTTCACGGAACCACAAAAAGGTTCCTGCTAGTCTTTCTCAAGTGATTGATCAGCTTCTTGAGATCATTATGAGCTATCCATCTGCAAGCAAAGAACATCGGTTTGATGGTTACTCCCTGTTGACTCCAATGGATGTTGATGAACCAAATATGAAGGGcaaatctaaagttgaagatggcCAAGAGCTGGATGGTGATGCCCTCTCTGAGAGATCTGCCTTGCTGTCAAAGTTTGCATTTGTCCTTAAGTTGATGAGTGAAATACTCCTCATGTATATGCATGCAGTAGGGATAATTCTGAGACGGGATACAGAGATATCACAGTCACGAAGTTGCGATCAAGCTGCTGGACACAGTGGTTTACTGCATCATATATTCTATCTGTTACTTCCTCTACCTTCGGTCAAAATGGCTGATGCCTCAGATGATTGGATTGGTAAGTTGTCTGAGAGAGCTTCCTGGTTCTTGGTAGCTTTATGCTGCAGATCTGCTGAAGGTCGTAGAAGGGTTGTTTCTGAAATTGTAAAGGCATTTAACTATTTCATTGCTTCAGCAAGCAACACCTCGAAAGGATCTTTAATACCTGACAGAAAAGTTTTGGCTTTCTCTGAGCTTGTGAATTCCATATTGTCGTGGAATAGTCAGAGCAACTTGCCTGTTCTTGGTTGCTCACCTGATATTGCAAAACCTATGGTAGATGGTGGAATGGTGCAATCTCTTTCTGGTTTGCTGAAAGTAATTGATCTTGACCACCCAGATGCTGGAAGGGTTGTCAACCTGATATTGAAGGCTTTGGATAGCCTCACTAGGACTGCTTATGCCAGCAATCAAGTCCTCAAGACAGATCGATTTACCAATAACAGATTACCAGGGTCACATGAACAAACACGTGAAGCTGATGACACTGTAATCCATGAACAAACTACAGATGACACACATCATCATACTAATGACATCATCCAATCTGCAAGTCAGCAAGCTCAAGAACTGTCTCATGTCGGTGGGAACAATAATGAAAACCTTGACCAACCCGCTGAACAAGAAATGGGAGTTGATCTAGCCGACAATAATACTTCTAATGGCAATCCTCCAATGAGAGCTGTGCAGTTCATGCGAGAAGAAGCTATTGAAGGTAATGTAATGGCTACTAGTACTGATGTTGGTTTGGCTTTCTCAGTGCAACATCAAGTTGATGAAATGGGTGTGGAAGATGAGGATCTTGGGGAGGAAGGTGAggatgaagaagatgaggatgaagatgatgaggaaATAGCAGATGAGGGAGCTGGTTTGATGTCCATAGCTGACACAGATATCGAGGACCAGGAGAACAATGCAATTGGTGATGAATACAATGATGACCTTatggatgaagaagatgatgacttTCTTGAGAACCGTGTTATAGAAGTAAGATGGAGGGAGAGCTTAACTGGAATGGATCATCATCTGCGATTTTCCAGGGGTCGTGCAGACTCCAGTGGTTTTATTGATATATCTTCTGAGTCATTTCATGGTGTGGGGACAGATGATTCATTTAACCTGCATCGTTCATTTGGTCTTGAGCGGCGGCGCCAAAGCGGAAGTAGGTCACTTCTTGATCGACCAAGGACTGATGGGAATGCCTTTCTTCATCCACTGCTTGTCAGGCCAGCACAATCTAGGGAGGGAACTAGTTTAGCGTGGCCCTCTGGAGGACCCTCCTCAAGAGATTTTCACACGCTGTCTTTTGGGAATTCAGACATCCCCTTATACATGTTAGATGCTGGCTTTCCACCAGAAACTGCTCCCGCCGTGTTTGGTGAACGTGTTGTAAGTACTGCTCTGCCACCTTTGATAGATTTCTCACTTGGTTTGGATTCCCTCCGAATTAGGCGGGGCCCTGGAGGTAATTTGTGGACTGATGATGGTCAACCACAGGCAGGTAATCATGCAGCTGCTGTTGCTCAGGCAGTTGAGGGTCATTTTGTGTCACAGTTAACTGTGGCTAGTAATTCAAATAATGCTCCTCAGGTGCAGCCTGAACAGACTGGCAATGCTGTGAATGCACAATTAGCGTTACCAGATACAGGAAATACTGAACCTGTAGCAACCGATCCTCTTTCTCAACCTGTTGGCAGCCATCAGCCAGTTTGTACTGTTAACCAAGGACTTGCTCCTGCTAATGATGTCCTCTGTCCTACAGATGTGCACGTAAATCAGCAGCTTGTTGGTTCCGTTTATGATAATCGTGTTGAAGAAGCGGTGCGGCAAACAGCACCTGATGATCCTAACACTATACCTCAGAGTGATGAAATGATCTGTATTGCTGATACACAGCTCGATGGTCATCCTGAAAGAGATTCCTTGTCTGGTAATGAAAGTTATGGTCATATTATGCAAAATGAGATTGAAGCACCTCAACAAGTTCACTTGGGTAATGATCCTAGGGAAGCCCCATCTGATctggagtcaagctgccatgcaCTTGTCACTTCTGCAACTGCTGCTCCTGAGCTGAGTGATGCTCATGTGGATTCTGCAGCAGTGGATGCTGATGTTGACATGAATAgtgttgatattgctgaaaatgaAGTTGAGAACTCAGCTCCTGCTGATGGCAATGATTTGTCTTCTAGGAGGCATGAAGAAGCTGAGCTTCAGACAGAGCAACCTAATGCTAATAATGAGGCCTCCAGTGCTAATGAAATTGATCCCACATTTCTTGAAGCATTGCCTGAGGATCTTCGTGCCGAAGTCCTTGCTTCTCAGCAGAACCGTTCTGCCCCAGCTGCTTCCTATACTCCCCCAGCTGCAGAAGAAATAGATCCTGAGTTTTTGGCTGCTCTTCCACCAGATATACAGGCTGAGGTTCTAGCCCAGCAGCGAGCACAGAGGATTGCCCACTCTCAACCAGTTGGGCAGCCAGTAGATATGGATAATGCTTCGATTATAGCAACTTTCCCTCCTGATTTACGTGAAGAG GTGCTTTTGACCTCATCCGAAGCTGTTCTGTCTGCGCTTCCTTCAGCTTTACTTGCTGAAGCTCAAATGCTACGGGACAGAGAGTTGAGTCGCTATCGTGCTAGAGGGAGCCTTTTTGGTGGAAGCTACAGGCTTGGAGGGAGGAGGCTGCCAACTGATAATCAGACAATTATAGACAGAGCTGTTGGTGTTACTGTGGGTAGAAGGGTTATTTCTACTAAACCAGGTGGTTCAAAGGGTAAAGATGTGGAGGGGACCCCGCTTCTGGACTCAGAAGCTCTGCGGGCACTTATTCGCCTTCTGCAGCTTGCTCCG CCACTCAGCAAAGGCcttcttcaaaggcttatgttCAATTTATGCGCACATAGTGTCACACGTGTTACCTTGGTTGGCCATCTGCTCAACATGATTAAACCTGAATCTGAGGGGCTTAGCGTATCTGATTGCATGGCTACATATAGATTACATGGATGTCAGTGGAACATTGTTTACGCACAACCTTACTCTGCAAATG GTCTACCTCCACTTGTAACACGGCGACTTCTTGAAATCCTGACATATCTTGCTTCTAACCATCCATCTGTTGCGGATCTTTTGATCCATTTCAATCCTTCAGCTAGTTCAAACTGTTTGACATTACAGCACAATAAAGAGACATCTCAAAAAAGTTCAACGCTGAACATGCTGCAACCATCTTCAGAGGGTTATACACCTATTCTATTGTTTCTTAAGCTTCTAAATAAACCCTTATTTCTGCGGAGTCGCGTATATCTTGAGCAG GTGATGTGTTTGCTGGAAGTAGTTGTTAACAATGCTGCATCCCAAATTGATTGTCCACCTCACTCTGCACAGATAACTAACAGTTCAGATATTGAATTAGTTGATGGGACACCATCTCAAACACAGGTGGAACCATCTACTCTGGAACAAGGTCATATCCCGGATAATAACCAAAGCAGAGATGTTGATGTCCCACCATCTTGTGCTAAACAGAATGATAATGTGCATGAAATCCTTACTCAGCTTCCTGATGCTGAGTTACATAATCTATGCAATATTCTTGCACTTGAGGG TCTTCCAGATAAAGTGTACTCACTTGCTGCGGAGGTGGTGAAACAATTGACTAGTGTTGCAGCATCGCATCGGAAATTCTTTTCCATTGAGTTAGCTGGTGTTGCTCAGAGTTTAAGTTCTTCAGCAGTTGAGGAGCTTGTAACACTGAAGAACACTCAAATGCTTGGGCTCAGTACTTGCTCTATGGCTGGAGCTGCGATCTTGCGGGTACTGCAAGTCCTATCTACACTGACTTCGGGTGTGATGGATAGTAGATATGAAAAAGATTTACGACAGGAAGAGCAGTCTATTTTGTGGGATCTGAATGTCGGTCTTGAACCTTTGTGGCAAGAGTTAAGTGATTGTATAAGTGCCACAGAGGCAAAATTTGTACACAATTCATCACTCGCTTCCCATGCCCCATTGATGGATGCTTTAGAAGTTGGTGCTTCATCCTCTGGTTCATCATCGCTTCCTCCAGGCACTCAACGCTTGTTGCCGTTCATAGAATCATTCTTTGTCCTATGCGAGAAGCTTCAAACAAATCAACCAGTTACACAATCAGATTACAGTGTTACTGCCCCCGAAGTAAAAGAATCTGCTGGAAGTTCATCTTCACCATCACTGAAGACTGGTGGGATCTGCAATGTTTCTTTTATAAGGGTTGCAGAAAAGCATCGACGGCTACTCAATGTTTTCATTCGACAAAATCCAAGCTTACTGGAGAAGTCACTTTCTATGATGTTGAAAGTGCCAAGGCTGATAGATTTTGACAACAAACGTGCTTACTTCCGGTCGCGGATCAGACAGCAGCATGATCAGCTTCTTTCAGCTCCTCTACGCATTAGTGTTCGCAGGGCTTATGTTTTGGAGGACTCATATAATCAGTTGAGATTACGTCGTACCCAGGATCTCAAAGGTCGCTTGACTGTGCAATTTCAAGGGGAAGAGGGCATAGATGCTGGAGGACTAACTAGGGAATGGTACCAACTGCTCTCTAGAGTTATTTTTGACAAAGGAGCTCTTCTCTTCACTACAGTTGGAAACAACGCGACTTTCCAGCCTAATCCTAACTCTGTTTTTCAAACGGAGCACCTTTCTTACTTCAAGTTTGTTGGTCGAGTG GTTGCTAAAGCATTATTTGATGGCCAATTGTTGGATGTCCACTTTACCCGTTCATTTTACAAACATATCTTAGGTGCTAAAGTAACATATCATGATATAGAGGCTATTGATCCTGATTACTACAAGAATTTGAAGTGGATGCTGGAG AATGATGTAAGTGACCTTCCCGATTTAACATTCAGCATGGATCCTGATGAGGAAAAGCATATTCTCTACGAGaagactgag GTTACGGATTATGAGCTAAAACCGGGTGGAAGAAACATCAGGGTTACTGAGGAAACAAAGCAAGAATATGTTGACCTTGTAGCGGAACATATACTGACCACTGCAATTCGTCCTCAAATTAATGGTTTCCTTGAAGGCTTCACAGAGTTAGTTCCAAGGGATCTAATATCGCTATTCAATGATAAAGAACTTGAGCTGCTGATCAGTGGTCTTCCTGAAATTGACC TGGATGATCTGAAGGTTAACACGGAATATATAGGATATTCAGCTGCATCTCCTGTCATCCAGTGGTTCTGGGAAGTTGTTAAAGCATTCAGCAAGGAAGACATGGCGAGACTACTGCAGTTTGTTACCGGAACATCTAAG GTACCATTGGAGGGTTTCAAAGCGCTACAAGGTATTTCTGGCCCCCAGAGATTTCAGATTCACAAGGCGTATGGAGCTCCAGACCGACTTCCATCTGCTCATACCTG CTTTAATCAGTTGGATTTACCGGAATATACCTCAAAGGAGCAATTAGAAGAACGACTGCTGCTTGCCATTCATGAAGCTAGTGAAGGTTTCGGCTTTGGTTGA